From a region of the Lentilactobacillus curieae genome:
- a CDS encoding transporter substrate-binding domain-containing protein has protein sequence MKSKLFKRLAVVIGSLAVLVLVLAGCGNGKNSSSSSNNPSSVQQIKKKGTIRIAVFGDLPPYGWVNKQGKRVGYDVTLAHRVANDLGVKVKFVQVNANNRVDALNSNKVDLVLANFTVTPERKQVIDFAKPYMKVSVGVVSPKSKPITKVSQLKGKNLIVTKGTTAETYFTQSQKSVDLMKFDSKTQQFNALKNGRAAALADDNSYLYAWSKNNPKYTVGIKSIGPKSYIAPAVKKGNKSLLNWTNKEITKLNKQKFFLKDYNSQLKPYFGKEVKPSDIILPFK, from the coding sequence ATGAAGAGTAAATTATTTAAACGCTTAGCCGTGGTTATTGGTTCATTAGCAGTGCTAGTTTTGGTGCTTGCCGGTTGCGGTAATGGAAAGAATTCAAGTAGTAGCAGCAACAACCCAAGCTCAGTTCAACAAATTAAGAAAAAGGGTACAATCAGGATTGCTGTGTTTGGTGATCTACCTCCTTACGGTTGGGTTAACAAACAGGGAAAACGAGTTGGGTATGATGTAACCCTTGCACACAGAGTTGCCAATGACTTGGGAGTTAAGGTTAAGTTTGTTCAAGTTAATGCTAACAACCGAGTTGATGCTTTAAATTCAAATAAGGTTGATTTGGTACTCGCAAACTTCACGGTTACTCCAGAACGAAAACAGGTTATTGATTTTGCTAAACCATACATGAAGGTTTCCGTTGGAGTGGTTTCCCCTAAAAGTAAGCCAATCACTAAGGTTAGCCAACTAAAGGGAAAGAATTTGATTGTTACAAAGGGAACTACCGCGGAAACCTACTTTACACAAAGTCAAAAGAGTGTTGACTTAATGAAGTTTGATTCGAAAACTCAACAGTTTAATGCCCTCAAGAATGGTCGTGCGGCAGCACTTGCTGATGACAATTCATACTTGTATGCATGGTCAAAGAACAATCCTAAGTACACTGTTGGGATTAAGAGTATCGGACCTAAGTCATACATTGCTCCTGCAGTGAAGAAGGGCAATAAGTCACTACTTAACTGGACAAATAAAGAAATTACTAAGCTAAACAAGCAAAAGTTCTTCCTTAAGGATTACAATTCACAATTGAAGCCATACTTTGGCAAAGAAGTTAAACCATCAGATATCATTTTGCCATTTAAATAA
- a CDS encoding amino acid ABC transporter ATP-binding protein, giving the protein MANTILNVKELNKAYGKKQVLHDINFSVAKGEVVTLLGPSGSGKSTLIRTINGLEDYQSGQIFFQGEEVVPTEKNLQKLRQKIGMVFQSYDLFPNLSVLDNITLGPVKVQKKDKKSVESEAHELLKSVGLNEFASAYPRQLSGGQKQRVAIVRALALHPEFMLFDEVTASLDPEMVRGILDIIIGLAKNDHMTMIVVTHEMNFAKQIADRVLFLENGQILEQTPADKFFSNPQTDRAKDFLESMDF; this is encoded by the coding sequence ATGGCTAACACAATATTGAACGTAAAAGAATTGAATAAGGCATACGGTAAAAAACAAGTCCTTCACGACATAAACTTTAGTGTTGCGAAGGGAGAGGTGGTTACATTGCTCGGGCCTTCTGGCTCTGGTAAGAGTACTTTGATCAGAACTATTAATGGATTGGAAGATTACCAGTCTGGCCAAATTTTCTTTCAAGGTGAAGAAGTTGTTCCAACCGAGAAAAATTTGCAAAAGTTAAGACAAAAAATTGGGATGGTATTCCAAAGTTACGATTTATTTCCGAATCTGTCAGTTCTTGATAACATAACGTTGGGTCCTGTTAAGGTTCAAAAGAAGGATAAAAAGTCGGTTGAATCTGAAGCTCATGAATTGTTAAAGAGTGTTGGTTTAAATGAATTTGCCAGTGCCTATCCTAGACAATTATCAGGTGGCCAAAAGCAACGGGTGGCAATCGTTAGAGCATTGGCACTACATCCAGAATTCATGCTGTTTGATGAGGTTACTGCTTCTCTGGATCCAGAAATGGTTCGCGGAATTTTGGATATTATTATTGGTTTAGCTAAAAATGATCATATGACGATGATTGTTGTGACTCATGAAATGAATTTTGCTAAGCAGATTGCAGATAGAGTATTGTTCTTGGAAAATGGCCAAATATTGGAGCAAACGCCTGCTGACAAGTTTTTCAGCAATCCGCAAACTGATCGCGCAAAGGATTTTTTGGAAAGTATGGATTTCTAG
- a CDS encoding amino acid ABC transporter permease produces MGHSGINVLFEGENFIRLLGGLWITIKIAAGALVGGLILGTILGVLRTFKNRLLRFVLRLYLEFFRIVPTVVLLFLFYYILPRQLNFNLPANELATLVFGLWVAAEMSDIVRGALISVPRHQQESGKAIGLNRYQLYRYVLIPQAVSLEIPATINLATRVIKTTSLLMLISVMDVINVGQQVIEANNHSYPTGVFWVYGLIFVLYFLIDYPLSWWAKRLEKRRMERENG; encoded by the coding sequence ATGGGTCATTCGGGAATTAATGTACTATTTGAAGGCGAGAACTTCATCCGTTTGCTTGGTGGCCTTTGGATCACAATTAAGATTGCTGCTGGTGCACTGGTTGGAGGATTGATTTTAGGAACGATTCTTGGCGTTTTAAGAACTTTTAAAAATCGTCTCCTTAGGTTTGTATTAAGACTTTACCTAGAGTTTTTCAGAATTGTTCCAACCGTAGTTTTGTTGTTCTTGTTCTACTACATTCTGCCCCGCCAGCTAAACTTTAATTTACCAGCCAACGAACTGGCAACCTTAGTTTTCGGTTTGTGGGTGGCAGCGGAAATGAGCGACATAGTTAGAGGAGCGTTGATTTCTGTGCCTAGGCACCAACAAGAGTCTGGTAAAGCCATCGGATTAAACAGATATCAACTTTACAGATATGTGCTCATTCCCCAAGCTGTTTCTTTAGAAATTCCTGCCACAATTAATTTAGCAACTAGGGTAATCAAGACTACTTCGTTGTTAATGCTAATTTCGGTGATGGATGTTATCAACGTTGGCCAGCAAGTTATTGAGGCTAATAACCACAGCTATCCAACTGGAGTTTTCTGGGTGTATGGACTAATTTTCGTACTGTACTTCTTGATCGATTACCCGTTATCTTGGTGGGCAAAGAGGTTAGAAAAGCGAAGAATGGAGCGGGAAAATGGCTAA
- a CDS encoding amino acid ABC transporter permease, whose translation MSWAIIQQSLPMFTKGFELTLWLSFVGVLGSIIVGIVVSLVQYFKVPILHQFGSIYVEISRNTPLLIQLFFLYYAFPVFGIKLGAELSGIIGLIFLGGSYMAEGFTGGFNGVAKTQIETGKAIGLSRGQLARYVVFPQGFALSVPAMAANVIFLIKETSIFTVIAIPELTNTALDLIGMYYRSNEYLFVLVVAYAIILIPLSLVLTYLEKRVRYGSFGN comes from the coding sequence ATGAGCTGGGCAATTATTCAACAAAGTTTGCCAATGTTTACTAAGGGATTTGAACTAACACTTTGGCTTTCTTTTGTTGGGGTCTTAGGCTCAATTATTGTTGGGATAGTTGTGAGTTTAGTTCAGTACTTTAAGGTGCCAATTCTCCACCAATTCGGTAGTATCTACGTTGAAATATCAAGAAACACACCACTATTAATTCAGCTATTTTTCTTATATTATGCGTTTCCGGTTTTCGGCATTAAACTCGGTGCCGAACTTTCTGGAATCATTGGGCTAATTTTTCTTGGTGGCAGCTACATGGCGGAAGGCTTTACCGGAGGCTTTAATGGGGTTGCCAAAACTCAAATTGAAACCGGTAAGGCAATTGGTCTTAGTCGTGGCCAACTTGCTAGGTACGTAGTTTTTCCACAAGGGTTTGCGCTTAGTGTTCCCGCCATGGCTGCAAATGTTATTTTCTTGATTAAAGAAACGTCGATTTTTACAGTGATTGCGATTCCTGAGCTGACAAACACAGCATTGGATTTGATTGGGATGTATTACCGTTCCAATGAATATTTGTTTGTGTTAGTTGTAGCTTACGCAATTATCCTAATTCCACTGTCATTAGTGCTAACATATCTTGAAAAGAGGGTTCGTTATGGGTCATTCGGGAATTAA
- a CDS encoding NADPH-dependent oxidoreductase codes for MNNSIIDVITNHKSIRHFKNQKLTGDEVDTLVDAATHASTSTFSQQYSIISVTDPQKLAEIERLTGGKKWMLGSGHYFVMVADQYRNLQIAQKAGQDPYILRTTDKFLASVFDASLATENLVLAAESMGMGATIMGSILNESERIIELLGLPELTFPLLGIAVGYPETEPETKPRMPKQLQHFTDTYQLDKVISDVLPEYDAQINEYYAERGSNNRKETFSTHILSELSRDRSVRAELLANIARQGFDVDEQLKPLN; via the coding sequence ATGAACAATTCAATTATAGATGTAATTACAAATCATAAAAGTATTCGCCACTTTAAAAATCAAAAATTGACGGGCGATGAAGTGGACACATTAGTTGATGCTGCTACTCATGCATCAACGTCTACTTTTTCTCAACAATATTCGATTATTAGTGTGACCGATCCCCAAAAACTTGCTGAGATTGAGCGATTAACTGGTGGAAAAAAATGGATGTTAGGGAGTGGCCATTACTTTGTGATGGTTGCAGATCAGTATCGTAATTTACAAATCGCGCAGAAAGCTGGTCAAGATCCATATATATTAAGAACTACCGATAAATTTTTGGCAAGTGTTTTTGATGCGAGCCTAGCAACTGAAAATCTGGTTTTGGCAGCTGAGAGTATGGGGATGGGTGCAACTATTATGGGAAGTATCCTTAATGAATCAGAGCGAATTATTGAATTATTAGGATTACCAGAATTAACGTTTCCTTTATTAGGGATTGCGGTTGGTTATCCTGAAACAGAACCGGAAACTAAGCCAAGAATGCCTAAACAGCTCCAGCACTTTACTGATACTTATCAATTAGACAAAGTAATTTCTGATGTTCTCCCCGAATATGATGCCCAAATCAATGAATATTATGCTGAAAGGGGTAGCAACAATCGTAAGGAGACATTCAGCACTCATATCCTGTCAGAGCTTTCCAGGGATCGAAGCGTGAGAGCTGAATTGTTAGCAAATATCGCTAGACAAGGTTTTGATGTAGATGAACAGCTTAAGCCATTAAATTAA
- a CDS encoding VIT1/CCC1 transporter family protein, translated as MKKKRTLAQKINVMRAAVMGANDGILSVAGIVIGVAGATTDNFAIFISGISGMLAGTVSMAMGEWVSVNTQKDSQKNAIAHQKKALKKSYQEEFDFVANKLTDSGIAPELANQATHEMMERNALQTTVRQRYGFNVNEFTNPFSAALASMISFPLGSILPLVAITQFPPAIKVAATAISVVIALSITGFTAAKLGNSNKTRGVIRNVVSGILTMIVTYAIGRLIGNL; from the coding sequence ATGAAGAAAAAAAGGACGCTGGCTCAAAAGATTAACGTTATGCGTGCAGCCGTTATGGGCGCAAACGATGGTATTCTTTCAGTAGCCGGTATAGTTATTGGGGTTGCAGGTGCAACTACTGATAATTTTGCAATTTTTATTTCAGGAATCTCTGGAATGCTGGCCGGAACTGTATCAATGGCAATGGGGGAGTGGGTTTCAGTGAACACCCAAAAGGATTCCCAAAAGAATGCAATCGCTCATCAGAAGAAGGCTCTAAAGAAATCATACCAAGAGGAGTTTGATTTTGTAGCGAATAAGCTCACAGATTCAGGAATTGCCCCAGAATTAGCTAATCAAGCGACTCACGAAATGATGGAACGGAACGCATTGCAAACAACAGTCCGTCAGAGATATGGATTTAACGTTAATGAATTTACTAACCCATTCTCTGCTGCATTAGCTTCCATGATTTCATTTCCACTAGGCTCAATTTTACCACTTGTAGCAATTACTCAGTTTCCACCCGCAATTAAAGTGGCTGCAACCGCAATTTCAGTAGTCATCGCTTTATCAATTACAGGTTTTACCGCCGCTAAACTAGGCAACTCCAACAAAACTCGTGGAGTTATTCGAAATGTTGTTTCCGGAATACTAACCATGATAGTTACATACGCAATTGGTAGACTTATCGGAAACTTGTAG
- a CDS encoding VIT1/CCC1 transporter family protein, producing MEISKDNKQKKHETLEEKLNTLRAGVLGSNDGILTVVGVLFSVAVATTNQFTIFIAGLSDLLACAFSMASGEYASVSTQKDTEKSVVATETKLLKTDFEGELKAVSDYYLSQGVSRETSEKIAKDLMSKKPLETIVDVKYGIQLGHYMNPWNAAFSSLFSAAAGGLFPLVAMTLVPGIFQWPATILAVCVSVAITGFLSAKLGNGLVKTAMIRNVIVGIVTMIIHYSIGLLL from the coding sequence ATGGAGATTTCGAAGGATAATAAACAAAAGAAACACGAAACACTAGAGGAGAAACTAAATACCCTTAGAGCGGGAGTTTTAGGATCCAACGATGGAATTCTAACAGTTGTTGGTGTGCTTTTCAGTGTTGCTGTTGCGACCACAAATCAGTTCACCATTTTCATTGCTGGTCTTTCAGACTTACTTGCCTGTGCTTTCTCAATGGCTTCTGGTGAATATGCATCAGTTAGCACCCAAAAGGACACCGAAAAATCTGTCGTGGCAACAGAAACTAAATTACTAAAAACGGATTTTGAAGGCGAGCTAAAGGCTGTTTCCGACTACTATCTTTCACAAGGTGTTTCTCGTGAAACATCAGAAAAAATTGCTAAAGATTTAATGTCTAAAAAACCGCTTGAAACTATTGTTGACGTAAAGTATGGAATTCAATTGGGGCATTATATGAACCCTTGGAATGCCGCATTTTCGTCATTATTCTCAGCTGCCGCTGGTGGCCTCTTCCCACTAGTAGCCATGACATTAGTGCCTGGAATTTTTCAATGGCCAGCAACAATTTTAGCCGTCTGTGTATCCGTTGCAATCACTGGCTTTTTAAGTGCCAAACTAGGTAATGGTCTCGTTAAGACCGCAATGATTAGAAATGTTATTGTTGGTATCGTTACTATGATCATTCACTATTCAATCGGATTGCTTCTCTAA
- a CDS encoding ABC transporter ATP-binding protein: MASSSRKSAWSQSISLKDQLRIIGRLFTFAKPYKWYFFISIIFAAAISVVNILLPKIIQVYMDSHLVANHPEFKVMWFFAGLYFFGMLSKAIMQFVQTYLYEMGAEYMLENTRRVLFKKLTTLGMRYFDQVPSGSILSRLTNDTMAFANFWQLFSSLIVASFAVISSFIAMYTADTEIALWLLVLVPFLLLVIWYYQKYSSRVYRRMRERLSELNAKLAEAITGVSVIQQFRQEKRINNEFNDTNEQYFQTRRSMIRVNSLLLSPIINLLYSFGVVLALAMFGVRGLHAYVPAGLIYAFVTYIENFYNPMTNMMDSLSDFQDGVVAGSRVLRIMDDQTLTPKQTPVEDAKVSLGKIEFKHVTFAYDGDNPVLNDISFTINPGQTLALVGETGSGKSSIINILMRFYEYQSGQILIDDRDIRDYSIEELREKFGLVLQEPFMFYGTIASNIRMFNSSISDGDVRRAAEFVHADKFIEALPDGYSSKVIERGASYSSGEKQLISFARTVATDPKVLILDEATANIDTETEKLIQQGLANIQKNRTTVAIAHRLSTIQNADLILVLENGRIVERGTNDELLAKHGYYYDMINLQNSAHE; this comes from the coding sequence TTGGCAAGTTCAAGTCGAAAATCTGCGTGGTCGCAGAGTATATCATTGAAAGATCAGCTGAGAATTATTGGCAGATTATTCACGTTTGCTAAGCCTTACAAATGGTACTTCTTTATTTCAATTATATTTGCCGCAGCAATTAGTGTGGTTAATATTTTGCTGCCAAAGATAATTCAGGTATATATGGATAGTCACTTAGTTGCTAACCATCCGGAATTCAAAGTCATGTGGTTTTTTGCGGGCTTATATTTTTTTGGAATGCTATCCAAAGCAATTATGCAATTTGTCCAAACTTATCTGTATGAAATGGGTGCAGAATATATGCTGGAAAATACCCGGCGAGTTCTTTTTAAGAAATTAACTACTTTGGGGATGCGGTACTTTGACCAAGTTCCGAGTGGTTCGATACTTTCGCGATTAACTAACGATACGATGGCGTTCGCAAACTTTTGGCAGTTGTTTAGTAGTTTGATTGTGGCATCATTCGCAGTAATTTCATCGTTTATTGCAATGTATACAGCTGACACCGAAATTGCATTGTGGCTCTTAGTACTTGTTCCATTCTTATTATTGGTGATTTGGTATTACCAGAAGTACAGTTCTCGAGTCTATAGACGGATGCGTGAACGTTTAAGTGAGCTAAATGCTAAGCTTGCAGAGGCCATTACTGGAGTTAGTGTGATCCAGCAATTTAGACAGGAAAAACGGATTAATAATGAATTCAATGATACTAACGAACAGTATTTTCAAACTAGACGATCAATGATTCGTGTTAACTCACTACTATTGAGCCCAATCATAAACTTGCTATATTCATTTGGTGTGGTTCTCGCTTTAGCTATGTTTGGGGTTCGCGGTTTGCATGCTTATGTACCAGCAGGACTGATTTATGCTTTTGTGACGTACATTGAAAACTTCTATAATCCGATGACCAACATGATGGACAGTTTAAGTGATTTCCAAGATGGTGTGGTTGCCGGTTCGCGAGTTTTAAGAATTATGGATGATCAGACTTTGACTCCTAAACAAACTCCGGTTGAGGATGCTAAGGTAAGTCTTGGTAAAATTGAATTTAAACACGTTACCTTTGCTTACGATGGTGATAATCCAGTCCTAAATGATATTTCGTTTACGATCAATCCAGGGCAAACATTGGCTCTAGTCGGGGAAACTGGAAGTGGAAAATCCTCAATTATTAACATTCTAATGAGGTTCTATGAATATCAATCAGGTCAAATTTTGATTGATGATCGGGATATCAGGGATTATTCAATTGAAGAACTTCGTGAAAAATTTGGATTGGTTTTGCAGGAGCCGTTTATGTTTTATGGAACGATTGCTTCCAATATCAGGATGTTTAACAGTTCAATAAGTGATGGGGATGTTCGTAGAGCAGCCGAGTTCGTTCACGCTGATAAATTTATTGAGGCTCTTCCTGACGGCTATTCATCTAAGGTGATTGAGCGAGGGGCAAGTTATTCTAGTGGTGAAAAACAATTGATTTCATTTGCTAGAACTGTCGCCACAGATCCAAAGGTGCTCATTTTGGATGAAGCGACAGCCAATATTGATACTGAAACTGAGAAGTTGATTCAACAAGGTTTGGCCAATATTCAAAAGAATCGGACCACAGTGGCAATTGCACACAGACTTTCAACCATTCAAAATGCTGATTTAATATTGGTTCTGGAGAATGGACGAATAGTTGAACGAGGAACGAATGATGAATTGTTGGCAAAGCATGGTTATTATTACGACATGATTAATTTGCAAAATTCGGCACATGAATAA
- a CDS encoding ABC transporter ATP-binding protein, with protein MSIFSKLGWFFKQEKKLYLLGILGLVLTAILTIVPPRIIGLLVDNIHSGHLAVNSLVFLLGILAVVAIGQYITRYMWRTAIWGGAARLEQVLRTRLFWHYLGMDEEFFQKYRTGDLMAHATNDVSAVQRVAGGGILQLADSMITGGTVLIAMITMIDWRLTLIAILPFPLLALMARKLGTKMHFAFRKSQAAFSRLNNKAQESISGVKVIKSLGQEEQDREDFDNQVAETIKINRRVNFLDSLFDPITTMIISISYVVTIVYGGYLVTTNQITIGELVSFVSYLAMMIWPMFAIGMLFNTLERGNASYDRIMELLNEKSEVIDDPDGVDQKPTGALEYNVAEFTYPDGQQPILQDINFTVKPGATVGLVGKVGSGKSTISRLLLRQFDKYQGTIKYNGIDIRNYKLDSLIPAIGYVPQDTFLFSTSIKENIKFARPDATDEEVTAAVKKSDLFKQIEGLPDGYQTQVGEEGISLSGGQRQRLAIARALLIDPELLILDDALSAVDAETESQILANLKQERKNKTTIISAHRLSSVMDADEILVMNEGKIVERGNHDELMKLNGWYAQMFAEQKLDVSNQGGE; from the coding sequence ATGAGTATCTTTTCAAAATTGGGATGGTTTTTTAAGCAGGAAAAGAAACTGTATCTTTTAGGGATATTAGGACTAGTTCTCACTGCTATTTTGACAATTGTGCCACCCAGAATAATTGGATTACTTGTTGATAATATTCATTCGGGACATCTGGCAGTGAATTCATTAGTATTTCTTCTAGGAATTCTTGCGGTTGTTGCAATTGGCCAGTACATAACGCGCTATATGTGGCGAACCGCAATTTGGGGTGGAGCTGCAAGATTAGAACAGGTGCTTCGAACTCGCTTATTTTGGCATTACCTTGGTATGGATGAGGAGTTTTTTCAAAAGTATCGTACTGGAGACTTAATGGCACATGCAACCAACGATGTATCTGCCGTTCAAAGAGTTGCCGGTGGAGGAATTCTTCAGCTGGCAGATTCTATGATTACTGGTGGAACGGTGCTAATTGCCATGATTACAATGATTGATTGGCGCCTAACTTTGATTGCAATCCTGCCATTTCCGCTATTGGCACTGATGGCGAGAAAACTTGGGACAAAGATGCACTTCGCGTTTAGAAAATCTCAGGCAGCTTTTTCGCGGCTCAATAATAAAGCACAGGAGAGTATTTCTGGGGTTAAAGTGATCAAGTCTTTAGGCCAAGAAGAACAAGACCGAGAAGATTTTGATAATCAAGTTGCTGAAACAATCAAAATTAACCGGCGAGTAAACTTCCTTGATTCACTATTTGATCCGATTACCACAATGATAATTTCAATTTCATATGTGGTTACAATCGTTTATGGAGGGTATTTAGTTACCACAAACCAAATTACTATTGGAGAATTGGTTTCCTTTGTTTCTTATCTTGCGATGATGATTTGGCCAATGTTTGCGATTGGAATGTTATTTAATACTTTGGAAAGAGGTAACGCCTCGTATGATCGGATTATGGAATTGCTTAATGAAAAGAGTGAAGTAATTGATGATCCAGATGGTGTAGATCAAAAGCCTACAGGGGCGTTAGAATATAACGTTGCTGAGTTTACGTATCCAGATGGCCAACAGCCCATTCTCCAAGACATTAATTTTACGGTCAAACCAGGTGCAACAGTTGGGTTAGTTGGTAAAGTTGGTTCAGGGAAGAGCACCATTTCTAGACTACTCCTTCGCCAATTTGATAAATATCAAGGGACGATTAAATACAACGGAATTGATATTCGAAACTACAAACTCGATTCATTGATTCCGGCAATTGGTTATGTTCCACAAGACACCTTTTTATTTTCAACTTCTATTAAAGAAAACATTAAGTTTGCTAGACCAGATGCCACTGATGAAGAAGTTACGGCGGCTGTTAAGAAGAGTGATTTATTTAAACAAATCGAGGGCCTACCAGATGGCTATCAAACTCAGGTTGGCGAAGAGGGAATCTCTCTTTCTGGAGGTCAGCGGCAACGACTAGCTATTGCAAGGGCGTTGCTAATCGATCCTGAACTTTTAATTTTGGATGATGCCTTGTCAGCGGTTGATGCCGAAACAGAAAGCCAGATTTTAGCTAATTTAAAGCAAGAAAGAAAAAACAAGACAACGATTATTTCAGCACACCGTCTAAGTTCTGTGATGGATGCTGACGAAATCTTGGTGATGAACGAAGGTAAAATTGTTGAGCGTGGTAACCATGATGAATTAATGAAATTGAATGGTTGGTATGCTCAAATGTTTGCTGAACAGAAACTTGATGTAAGCAATCAGGGAGGTGAGTAG
- a CDS encoding helix-turn-helix domain-containing protein gives MKQIADDLGVNKMRVYRTISKNNISESFKKGQALYFDEKAKTTIENLINPSSNRQLPTTNVSASVLRSLNEEIASQQEQIERLTQLLDQSQKLQLLAQQRSVAAERKANQMETQLKQIDAKEIDSNRLETAPTNDNQQRVSTNHHYDKPTEVIMPNKSQDSLAKRASKSNEDSDSNDNFFKRFWEKPLL, from the coding sequence ATGAAACAAATCGCTGATGATTTGGGCGTAAACAAGATGCGCGTATATAGAACAATCAGCAAAAATAACATTTCCGAATCATTCAAAAAAGGCCAAGCCCTATACTTTGATGAAAAAGCGAAAACCACAATCGAAAACCTGATTAATCCAAGTTCAAACCGCCAATTACCAACAACTAACGTTAGTGCATCAGTACTAAGATCACTAAATGAAGAAATCGCTAGTCAGCAGGAGCAAATTGAACGGCTAACCCAATTATTAGATCAATCGCAGAAACTTCAATTGCTTGCACAACAGCGAAGCGTTGCTGCGGAACGCAAAGCTAACCAAATGGAAACTCAGCTCAAACAGATTGATGCCAAAGAGATCGATTCTAATCGTTTGGAAACTGCTCCGACAAATGATAATCAGCAACGGGTATCAACCAACCACCATTACGATAAGCCAACGGAAGTAATCATGCCCAATAAAAGCCAAGACAGTTTGGCAAAACGGGCTAGCAAATCAAATGAAGATAGTGATTCAAATGACAACTTCTTCAAGCGTTTCTGGGAAAAGCCTTTACTATAA
- a CDS encoding gamma-glutamyl-gamma-aminobutyrate hydrolase family protein → MRPRIALPADTLAEATNIINERNAAFAPRPAIEAIVKSGGVPVIFPSVNPEDVRDYMTLFDGVCFLGGSDVDPTFYGEEPFYKLGMTYRKRDLFEIELLKQSVTAGKAIFGICRGMQLINVGLGGTLYQDLSQDLHATLKHSQDAPGNMPSHHVTVDPQSRLHTIIGERPYVNSRHHQAIKELAPYLKVTARADDQVIEGIESVNNDQIMAVQWHPENIYKHFEDSKRLFRDFVQRAELVAEKRNQ, encoded by the coding sequence ATGCGACCACGAATAGCACTTCCTGCAGACACACTTGCAGAAGCAACCAACATTATTAATGAACGAAACGCCGCCTTCGCACCACGTCCCGCAATTGAAGCAATCGTCAAATCTGGCGGTGTTCCCGTAATTTTTCCTAGTGTCAACCCCGAGGATGTGCGGGACTACATGACCCTCTTCGACGGTGTCTGCTTTTTGGGTGGATCAGATGTTGATCCAACTTTTTATGGAGAAGAACCATTTTATAAGTTAGGCATGACTTACCGAAAACGCGATCTATTTGAAATTGAATTGCTCAAACAATCGGTAACAGCGGGAAAAGCAATATTTGGGATCTGCCGTGGTATGCAACTAATCAACGTTGGCCTCGGTGGAACGCTCTACCAAGATTTATCTCAAGATCTTCACGCAACTCTTAAGCACAGCCAGGATGCTCCTGGCAATATGCCATCACACCACGTAACCGTTGACCCACAATCACGATTACACACAATTATTGGTGAGCGTCCATATGTCAATTCTCGACATCACCAAGCAATTAAAGAGCTTGCCCCTTATCTTAAAGTGACTGCTCGAGCCGATGATCAAGTAATTGAGGGAATTGAATCTGTAAACAACGACCAAATAATGGCGGTACAGTGGCATCCCGAAAATATTTATAAGCATTTTGAAGATTCAAAACGGCTCTTTCGTGATTTCGTCCAACGGGCGGAACTGGTTGCTGAAAAGCGAAATCAATAA